The Fusarium fujikuroi IMI 58289 draft genome, chromosome FFUJ_chr05 DNA segment GAATATGCCCTGGGGTCGACTGGAACCTGATGGACAGATGAAGAATAATGATTATGCTGCCTATCATCCATATCTCGACGCATGGTCATTCCATTGAAGATTTGATCTCTGAGAACCTCATTGACAGCATACGCGAGTTCTTGTATGAGTTCTGGATGTGCATGCATCCGGGTTCCGAtatattcttcttgataTGGCTGCCAGGTACTGTAACCTTGAGATTGATTTCTAATCCGGCCTCGAGACGGTGAAGAGGGATGGGGAAAGAAATCAGCTTGGCTATTTCGATAAAACCTGCTGTTTTGTGGACTCCATTCTTCTGGGGATTGGGAGGGATCTGATGCACAGGGTACAGAAGGCAGCCTAACCCCGTGGCTCAAGTTGGCATTAGAGGGAGGATATCCTGTTCTTGGCGATTGAGAGGGTGCAGGACTACATAATGCGGCGTCGCGAGTGTGGTGGCCATTAAGGCCTGGTTGCCAGGTTTGTGGTGGTTCGTATCCGTTCATCAGCTGGGTTTCAGGTTGACTGCAAGACAGTTCCTTCTGATTTTGTGTACCTGTCTGATAAGGCCATACTGGTGGGTATATCGAAAGTCGTTGTTCGAAATCCCTCATCAACTCGTCGACCttgtccatcatcttcttctttaacCTCATCTCAATCTCACTCTCAAGCTTTTCCCGAGACCttctttcttgttcctcGGCCTTTCTTTCCACCTCGATTTTTGTTCTGATCTCGCTTTCCATAACCCTAGCTTGGTGTTGTTCCCGAACCCTCATACTCTCTTGTTcccttctttccttttcaaCTCTCTCCCATGCTGCCGCTTCAGCCTCCTTTTTAATCCTCTCCATTTCACGTTTCGTATCTTCCTGAGCCTTTTGCAGTGCTTCCCATCGGAGTTGGAACGCAACTTCAGTATCTTGACGAATCTTgtcctcttttttcttctgctcttcCTCTGTTTTTGCCTTCTCTTCTATAATTCTATACGCTTCCAGTTCGGCTTTGAGCTGCATTATTTCTGGATCATCCGCGGGTCGGAGACGTTGCGGAAATGGCGTTGAGCGACCAGGGGCCGCACCCTGGCTATAGTAGTTACTGTGTGAATTCATTTTGCTCGACGTGTCAGGAAGTTGGGTACGATGTGAAGGAAGGAAATCAGGGACAACAGGATGTTTACTATCGTCAGCCGGGTATTCTCCTCGGTCCAACGTCGCCCTCTCAGTGGTAGATGCCTCTGTAGGACGATATGAAGTATTAGTTGGTAAGGTTGATCGGCTGACGAACGGACGGCGTGTCAACGGCTGGCCAAGCGGACTCGGGGCTCTCGCCGAGCTACCAAGGTATGTGGAGGTGCCTTGGTGGAACTGGATGCTGCTGGCCCGCCTTGATTGTGACTTCTGATGAGAATCTGGTCGCTGAGTAGTCGGAGAGGGAGAAGCGAGAGACTCGACTTCTAAACTTTCACTGGGTCCAGGTTCAGAATAATGATCTCTCGACTTGGATTGATTCAGATGGATGTGAATCTGGGGCTGTTTCCCTTTTTTTCCCGTGACATCATCAAAGCTCAGAGTTAATGGCAAACATAGCGTTCAGGGCCGGCTACTGAGCCTCTTAGAACAGTGGGAGGCTGATCTCAAGCTGAGATTGTGTTACagaaaaaaggaaaggaGCATCCAATTCTTATTCCACACTGCAGCTCTCGTTTATCAGAGCTAGTTGTCTCAGTCTGATCAATCTGTGGTGCATAAGGCTTTGTGATTTTCCCCGCCTGGTCCTGTTTGCGAAATGGCTCATAGGCCACGCTCAGAGCCACTTTGCTGACACCCTCCCTATGTAGCATGTACCAGATAAGCGCCCCGCTCCTTGGCCTGTATGTAGTAAGGTGGGGAAATATAACAAAGGGTAGGGTTGGTGCATGAAAAATTGTCTCGTATGGCCTGCTGCCTAAAGTACCTCtcaatggtgatgagagTGGCTGGTCCTGCATGAGCTGATCATGCACGAACCTCTCTTTAGAAACCAGGTGTTCAGACAAGATGGTGTGGTGCTCAGCCTGATTTTCTAGAGGAAATAATATGTGAAATAGGTAAGATCAGGCACCTGGGCTTATCAAATTCTGAGATTGCGTGTGTTGGCACAACAAACTGACAACTAGCCCGTTGGATTCATGGCTCATCCAATTCTTGGAAACCAATACCGAGCGGAAGGGGGTAAGCAGTACAATGCGACCGGAGAACAACATAACCACAGCTACTTAGGTAAGTCAGAGCTACTACCGGAATGACAGACCTaaccatcatcaacttcagtCACCCATCATCACTACCCGGACGGGAAACACACACCAGATTCCTTAGATAGTACGGTTTAATCATAAGTTGCCTATAGCCTCTAACTTCCGGTAGGAGTATCAGCTATCTGTGGTTGGCTTCAAAAGCAACCGCATCGTTATCAAGCGAGCTCTCAAAGTAAGCATGAAAGGCTTTGGAACCAAACCACCACCGGGACGGGGGGCTGGATCTTCAGCACCGCAGAATTTCGAGCATGGAGTTCTGAAGACTCCTCCAAAAGGCATCTTGCAGTGCACGGAGCCAGTGAGTAACATCTATCGCTGCCACTACCTACTCTGTCCTCACAAAGTTGTGATCCCTCAGGAGGCTCCGGAAAGTCCATGCTCATGTAAGTGATGAACCACCTCGTATCTGCAGAAAGGAGACGCTAATATCTGTCTGGGTCAAGATCACACATTATACACAGTTTACAAGATAAAGTCAAGACCTATAAGGAAGGTCGAATGGCTTGTGTGTTTTTCTATTTCAGCCAGTGCGATCCCAATCAACCATCTGTGCCACAGCTTTGGGCTTCATTGCTAGAGCAGTTGATACAACAAGTCGGCACTTCTGACAACATAGCTCCGGAATTACATTCCAGATTCTGCCAGTCATGGCTCGGCGACTTTATTTATCCAACTGCCTATGCAAGTCTTTTTTACCAACAGGCTTCCATGTTCAAGACGGTCTATGTTGTTATTGACGCTTTGCACCTCTGCGATGAGTATTGTGACGGTGGAACTACTCAGACAATTTTGGAGACATTTTCCGAACTTCCTGAGAATGTGAGACTTCTCTTCACCTGCAATAATAGTCCCCAGGCAAAGGGTTTCGGCGCTCAGCAGAAGATTCAGGTCAAACCTAATCCAGCTGATGTCGAGGCTTATGTGAGGCGCCGTGTTAGCCTCAGTACCAAGTTGCAGCATCTCGAAATAGAGTCTCTATTGAATACCATTATAGACCACACCCAAGAAAGCGAAATGTCATACCCCTCAGTTCTAATCTCAAAACGATACTAATAGCTCTTAGGTTCATAGTTGCGAAAATGCATCTCGATCGTTTGGAAGCATGCCGTTCTCTGGCCAGTTCCAGAAACATGCCTAATCTCTCTCTTAATTTATCAGAAATCTTCGAGAATTCTTGTCAGCAGATCAAAAGATCGGCACCAGCCGATATTAGCTTGGCCAAACACGTTTTTACCTGGGTCGTTTATGCAAGAGATGATATAACCATGGATCACGTTCTACAAAGCTTTGCAATTTCCACGAGAATGGATAGGCAAGATCGGAAGCTTTATCTAAACTTGGAATATTTGCTCCGCGTCTGCGATAACCTAGTCACAATGGATGACGAGAAGAACACGTTGCGCCTAGTCCACGAATCTGTTCGAGAATGCATATTACGAAATGGCTTGCTTGCAGAGCAGCCAGATTCGGTCATAGCTCGCACTTGCCTGGAATGCCTTATGTCAGAGGATACTGACGATGTCAGTAACTGCCTGCTTTTCTATTCGGCCACGTTTTGGGCTTCACACCTTCAGTCCGTCATCATACAGGACTGCAAGGAACTAGAAGATCTGGCGATGACGTTTCTCTGCAGTGCAGCTCAACTAGAGAAAATGTCGAACACTATCAGAGAGAATGACCATGGACGAACTGTCGACGGTATGACAGGCCTACACGCTGCAGCATATTTTGACCTACCTCAGTTGGTGCATGGTCTGGTGAACAACGGCATTCCAGTCAACTCATCCGACTCAGGCGATGAAACAGCCCTTCATTGGGCTGTTTCTTATGGGAAACTTAATGTTGTAAAGCAACTTCTGAAAAAATCCCACGCCGACCCGAATGTTGGTGATAAAAGAAAGGAGACACCTTTGCACAAACTTAACATGGGCCCCCTCGGAACCCAATTCGAGATCGCCAAAGCGCTTATCAATGGAGGTGCTGAGGTGACTATCAAGAACAACCAAAACTTCTCCCCGGTTTCAACGGCCATTCAATTTGGGCCAACGTCCATTGCcagtctcttcatcagcaGTCAAAAAGACGTCAATACTGAGTTCGAACAGGGTTGGACTTTTCTAAGAGCCGTCTTTTATTATGGCCACGGAGTTGCTGAATCAGTGGATCAGGATAAGAAGAGTCCAGGGTCAATGGCAAGGCACCGCGCGGTCAAGAGGCACCTGGACTGTTTGGTTGATTTATTGCTTGACAAGGGCGTCAAGTTGGATCAGCCCACCACTAACGGCTGGCTACCCGTGATCCACGCTTCCCGAAATGGCAGTGTTTTGATGCTCCGAAAGCTCTTAGAATACCAGCCCAATTCAGACCTTGTGAATAAGACAAAGACAGCCAAAGGGAAGTCACCGCTTCGCTGCGCATTAAAGTACGAAAGATGGAGCACTGCCCAGATTCTTGTACATCATGGAGCAAACGTAAATGAGGTCAATAACGACGGCTGGAGCCCATTGATACACGTGACCAAGAGGAACCAGTACGAAATGGTTCAATTCTTGATCCAGAAAGGGGCTCTGGTAAATAGCACTGACAATCATGGCCTTTCTGCATTGTCGCATGCCGTCAACAACGGAAACAAAGACATAACATGGCTCTTAATCATGAACGGAGCCCTTGTCAACATTCCAGCACGGAATTCTCTATCGAACATTGAGAAGGCTCTGCAGGACCAAGACCTATCTATTGCTTGGCTTTTGTGCGTGCACCACGCCGACCTGGAACAAACTGACGATCAAGGCATGACCCTCCTACATCGAGCTTCTCGTGAGGGCAACTTACGAAATGTGACTTTTCTCCTGGACAGAGGAATGACAATCGGGACTGCAGACCACGAAGGCTTGACTCCACTACATCACGCTGTCCTGAGACAGTCAAGGGAGGTTGTTGAACTGATTGCTTCCAGGAATACAGGGTCAAGATTTCTTGACAGACCTGACAAAAATGGATGTACTGCTCTCATTCTGGCCACGCGAAAAGTCAACATCGCTCTAGTTCAGATACTCTTGCGACACGGAAGTTCTTGTGAAATCAAGGATCGGAAGGGCATGACAGCTATTCATCACGCTGCAAGCTTAGGTTTCAGAGAGGCGCTACAGATCCTTCTGCCGAAAGTAAAAGACATCAACTTAGCAGACAAAATGGGCAACACCGCCATCCATCACGGAGTGCTAGGTGGTAAAGCCAATATAGTTCGTTTTCTTGCAGAGAGGAAGGCAGATTTAGAAGTCCTGAACGTCGAGGGGTGTTCTGCTTTGATCTTGGCCGTTCTGAAAGACAACCCAGAGACTGTACGAGAGCTTGTCAGAGTAGGAGCTAATATCTATACAGAAGGCAGGAATGGATGTTCGGCAATGGATTTTGCTGAGCACCAAGGGAATTACAAGTCGAGGCGTGTTCTTATAGAAGCAATACAACCAAGTCAACTGTCTGAGTAGATAGATACAGTCTCGTTGAAATAAAGATGTATTTACTTATTGTACTTACTGATGttttttttaagcttatatttattcctttttattatatatgaATTCCAAAATTctctattataatctattttaaaGCTCTATATGCATTATTCTAGGAGTTCATGGCCTCTAAGGGGGTCTTGCTAGCACTGGGGCAACCCGTTTCATTCATCGCGGTATGTAAGTCTAGCAGCCCTGACTGGCTGGACTATCCCTAAATCCGCAACTGCAAGGGAGTTTTCTGGGCAGTTACATATGTGAATAGGATTTGAGGACTCCGATTTCGCAAGACGCTGGCGCTGATCATATACCTATACCTGTATTTAAACTACAACGGTTCCTTCATTTTGATACATCTGTTGAGATATCATAGGGCTCGGCCATCAATCAATAAACACTTCGCAATCAGTGTCTGCATGTCTGAGAGTAGTCAGATGATAGACACAATGCACGCATCACAAATACACGTAAGCTGACCGCTACACAAGCACATTTGTACAACCAAGCCTACCAAGCCAACCGCCCAATCATGTCTTCTATCTTGTGTATGATGTGATATTTAGCCACAGCCAGCCCATTTTCATGCGTGTTGTAGGCGGCCCAATGGTGAGATACCTTTTTGTTCAGCTGACTCACAGCCTGCATATGCCTTCTGCAATAAACTTGTTGAATCACACTTATCTACCTCGCCGTTTGCCCGAGCCTGATTTTCCAAATGATCTTCAGCTCGGTCGCATTCTCTTATCACAGTCAGGGATACATAGCTTTTAGTCTCTCACTACTCCCCCTTCCCTTCTAGACTACCTGTCCCAGCTTGCCCAGCtataagataaagaaggGTGCGCAATCCACTTGGCATTATAATTGACCATAGTGGCTGCGCTATGTAAACTTGGCTGATATGCATTCGCTTCTGGATCGCTTCAGACAGCCATTTCTCTGGTGGCTTCCTCACTTGAGCTGCGTTGCGATACATTCGTTCTACATTCTGTTGTTCGAAACCTTGTTCATAACATAGAAGCTTCTCTCTTCATTTCTTGGGCTTTTCGCAAGCCCCTGCTCACCCATAAATTTTGACTCCGGCATACTGGTCGCCGCTCCCTGTATTGTTGTATTGCATTGCGCCCCCAAAGGCATTGAATTGGTGTCCATACCCACCATACATCAAGCCCCTCGGTGGTCGGGACTCTGCATTGTCTCGAGAAACATGCAGCTTTGAGGTCAGCGCTTCGAAAAATCTCTTTGCATTTTCGTTGAGCTTTTCCAGCTCCATCCTCGATGATATATCATTAACCTTTTTCAGATCTCTGTCAAAAGTGCTCTCTAGCTCCTTAAGTTCAGAGACCATCCCATTCCAGGTATTGTTGTGGATTACGTCGTCCTTCCATTTTGCCAGCCGTGTTTTGTATAAGTGAATGACAAGTTTGATTTGGAATTCAAGAATGTGCTGGTATAAGTCAAGGAGGTCGTTCTCCAACTCCTGTCTCAATTTAACAGCCTTATCCAGACTGGCCGGCCACAAATGATATTCGAGCTCGACATAAAAGCGCATGCGGGCTGTGACGTATACAAAACCGTCCTGTTGAGCGGTCTCTGCAGTTGAAGGATTTATAAGAATAGGGAGGACTGTGCAAATCCCAGCCCAAGCTAAAGAGGCTTCGGGTGAAGATTTAActgcttcatcaacaagaatCTTCACACTCTTCATAAACTCAGCTGCTTGAGCGGCCTGTTCTCGAGGTATGAATGTCTTGCCAAAGATCTTAAAAGTTGTTTTCCCTTCCTCTGCTCGCTTTAGTCCATTCTTAATGATAAATTCTAGCTGCTCTTGCCGGTGTCTGTGATCTGTGCTATCAATGCAACTCTCAGACTCGGTTATGTTCATAGAAGGCGCATCTGAGTCACTCTTAGCCTTAAGTATAATACGTTGAGATAAACCCTACCACTCTGAGGTTGAAGTTCTTTCGACAGGAGCGCCTCATACTCCTTTATCAGCCCTTCATCCCTCTCTCTTAGGCTATCATACGAACGATCCCACAATGACCTATCATTCTCCGAGATTGGCGGCAGCGGCTGGGCAGTGAATTCTTCGGTGTCGAGTGCTGGCTCTGGCATTGGCACAGACAATGGGGGGTTGTCAGGCGTACCTAAAGGCTCTGGTGCGCGCGCGCCATCTAATGTTGAAGGTTCCGAGGACAGGGTTCTTTTGCCATGGTGCTGCGACTGTCTCGGACTTGCTCTGTCCTTACCGGTACATACGGACTTTACCAGTACTAAAAAACGCTTCATAGTATTTTTAAATgctttataaatagaaaaagaCTTGATTGATCATGGACAGAACATTGCACAGTCTGGTACTTCAAACGTGGCTTTTTAAGCTTGCAGATGGTGAGTGTCTTCCGAAAAGTGTTTACGCGGCCTCTTTCCTCTCTCCACCTGCACATCAAACAAATCCGTGGTTGTTGAAATGGAGAACCGACCTCTCTGAGTCCGAGTGGAAGCAGCGCAATCTGCAGGGCGCCTAATCGGGCACAGAGGCGCGTTGTTCCAATCAAACAGAGCCGGATGTGCTCCCCCAACCAACTGCATCCGCCCCTGCACAGACAAACATGCAGACTGCGCCCACTCGACAGAGGCTGGGGGCAGGGGGGGTAGGAGGCCTCATTTTTGCCCCGCAACAAACCCTTCGTATGCGCAGACGGTTGCCTACCCCTTCGGGACCCATGAATCTTTTCGATCACCCAGGAGCTGAAGACACGGGGGAAAGTGAATCTTCTCGTGGGAAAAACCCACGACCAATTGTACAATATTCAAGATAATGAAAGTATAGAGTAATTGACATGACGCGAGGAAGTCCTGGAAAGATGCCATAGTCCTCTTAAGCCCCAATCACTCCTCAGCTAAAAGAAAACCTATCTGAAAGTCAGTAAGATATCAACCAGATTTCTCGCCAACTGTTCCGTTGTTCTGGGCTCCGGTACCAGTGTTGTTATACTGCGTCGCGAGATCCTTTGCGTTGTACTGACCACCAAAAATGGTGCCacctttctcctctttctgcGACAGAGCTTCCAATTCCTCCTCAAGTCTTTCAATATGCCATTCAAAATCTGCCAGCTCTAGTTTGACACAGTCCTTGATGCCGACTTGCTGGGCTAGATCACATACAAGCTGCATTATTTCCTTCACTAAGACTTCCACTCTTTCTTCCGGGCCCTGATGTGCGAGATAGGTATAGTATTCTTTCAGTCTGGCGTCGGCCGGTGCACGAGCGACATGACCAAAGGCCCTTGATGTCTTATCAACTGTGTCTTTACAGCTTCTGAGAGACTTCATTCCGTTTGTTGTGTCTCCACTCTGGTTTTCGGGTTTGCTAAGGAGAGATTTTATTTTCTCAAGGATGGCCTCGACTTCGTTAAGTCTCTGGCCTGCTCGATGAAAGGAAAACTTAAATCGGTTGTCATCTGAAAGATTTTTATATGCTGCTTGAGCAGGCTCAAGAGCCTGAGTTATCTTGTCGATCCAGGGAATTAAGTCCATTTTGAGGAGAAGGTTATAGGTaaaaagagaggaaagagaaagaggaaaaaaaGTACTtagatatagatattaagaaataaatataaactataaaaaatataaaaaataaaattatagtattacataataaataattcttattataaatatattttattatatctaatataagtaaagtattaaaaataaataattttattagtataattatatagttaatttaaatttactttagtatttaaaagcttttaaaataaaatttacttattaacttatttaattagttttttaaaagctttataaactttacttaaattaaatagctttagcttaatatagagCTCATGCTACTGCCTGCAACTTAGTGCTTACTTTTATCATTCATCACACAATTCACAACGGACATCAGTACACTTCTCACATAGCACTGTCATCTTAAAACTGAAAAAGGTAGTCAAGAGATGCAATCAAACACAGCTAGTGGAGTCTGGGACTCTCGGTTCGCTAATACATCAGATGCAGCTGTCACGTGCACACCAGCATCTGTCTCGACTGGAGATTCCGAGACAGACAACATCTTGCAAGACATTCTGATGATAGTTCGCAATGAACTACCCAACATTCAGCCAGAGTTCCTTAAATTCGATAGTCGCCTGGGTGCAGGAACCAGCTTTGAGGTTAACAAGGAGCTCTTTGGATTGACTGGCGAGGCGCCCTACTTCGTTGCCGTCAAACGCCTCTCGATGGACCGCTTGACAGGCAGGACCAAACAGACCGACAAACGAGTTCAACAATCTTTGAAGCGTCTGATAAATGTCAAGCATGAAGTTCGGGTATTTGCGCACCCCAAATTGCGATCCCACAGCTGCCTCATCACAGCCATCGCTTGGGGCTGGGAACCAGACCTAACTTTTGGGAACCGACCTTACCTAGTCATGCCTTACTCGCCACATGGCACTCTCGCCAGCTTCTCCCAGAAGAGGGGCCTGAACCTCATCGACAGGCGTTTCCTGGCCCTGGATGTTGCCATGGGCATCCGTGCACTGCACGATTGCGACATTGTACATGGAGACGTCAAGCCTGACAACGTGCTAGTCTATGGCTACTTGACCCGTgacaaagatgaagatcGCCATTATATAGCCAAGTTGGCCGACTTTGGATGTGCTCTGTTCAAACAAGACTTTGAGCAACAACACCAATACTACCTCGGCACACCCAGATATAACGCTCCTGAGATTTGCGGCTGGATTAAAGACACAGACGAGGAGCCTTTCTGTGACAATATCCCTATTTTTACAAGGTATAAAGCTGCCGACTGCTTTTCCTTCGGTCTTGTTCTTTGGGAAACTATCACGCACGCCAAGTCATTCATTGAACCAGCCTGGCTCAAGCCTGGAGAAACTGCTTTGAGCTTCCTAGAACGCTCATTCCATACCAAGGAAAATGCCCTTTTGGAGCTTGCAATTGAATTTTTGCGTTCCAAACAAAGAGGTCTAGATACGACTGAAAACAAAGACCAAAAGTCGTCTGCTGGCGAGCATCTATACCCATCAAATCCGACCACCGCAGAGCTAAACAGGTACTTTGGTGAATGGACTCAACTTCGCCAGGGCCTAGATGCCATAGGTGCGCCGCCAGATTCACAGTCTTTCCAGGTTTTTGAAGCAACGGTCTCCTTGTGCTTGCAGGATAGGATGTCGCGGCGGGGTGATATCTATCAAATTGTCGAGGCACTCTCTGACGGTGTCGAGTAAGTAAGCCTCGCATCTCTCTTCTTAGCCAGAGCTAAAGTGATCTTTTACCAGTGGCAATATACCTGAGAATACAAAGACGGAGAAGATACTGCCTCTAGAAATAAAGATCAATGGGGAAAGTCCTTATTTGGAAGACCGATATGAAAAACTGCTGGCCCCGACTATGTTGATGAGCCCGATCACCCGAGCGGTATTCCTAGATAAGGGAAGTCATAGTTGCAGCAGCTCTAAGAATCTACAGGCCGTTCCTAGAGACCAGCCAGCCGATCCGTCTCGTCAACTGATTAGAGTCACGGCTCGAAAAAGATGCGAAACTCTAATTTTGACGCCTCAAGCATACCAATACAAGTCAGAAGACATGTTTAAGGTCATTAAAGAAGTTTGGGAATTATAGAAACCACGCTAATGAAGTCATCGCAGGCTATTTCACAGAGACAGCCTCCCTGGTACAATCAGTGTGAAGCAGCTAAACTCATCCAAAAAGCCATCATGATAGAAGACGACCCAGAAATAAGGTCTCGAGCCCATCTACAAATGGCCATGATGTTTCAAGCTGGCTACGGAGTTGCTCCAGATAGCTTGGAAGCTCTGAGTCATCTACAGGCAGCATCCAAAAACAACAAGGTCGCCCTGGCTATTTTAAATCCAGTTTATGCCGCCTTAAAACCTGGCCAGCAGGATGCAGATGCCTCACAAGTACCTATCATGCATAGAAACCTCGACGTATTTCATGACGGCGTTGCTTGGAGAGAAGATAGCGGTAAAGAAGCAGACCAATTTATCAATCTCGGTCCCATCAGCGTGGAATCGTTCAAAAAGTTCGAGATTCTAGTCATGAAAGGCCGGTTTCAATATCATGAGCTATGCGAAGCTCTGACAGCTGCATGTAGAGACGGGAATCTCAACGCTGCGATCCTACTTGCGCGACAATGCGACGACCTTTCTCATATGGATCCACATATGCCGAATGCCTTGCACTGGTTGGTTCTTTTCAGTCAAACAGAAGCTCTAAATCTACTTAAGATCATGGTCTCGGGTTCAGAGCAAACAGTTAAGGAGGAACGTATGAAAGCTGTACGATCTCTCCTTGCTGCTGTGCATGGGCAATTGAAAGTTCTCCTTCCCCACAGATGTATGGAACTGCAAGGGACTCCACTCCATTGGGCAGTCATCGCAGGATACAcaaagcttgttgaagaataTCTAAATCTGGGAGCTGATGTCAATAAAAGGGATGAGTGGCGGAAAACCACCCATGAGGACGGCTACACAGAACATACTCCGAGCCTGAGCCCCCTTGATCTCGCTGTGGCAGGCCACTACCCCGACATAGTAAAGCTTCTTATCAGCCATGGCAGCGAAACTCATGGGGGAGATTGGCATTGGACGCATTCAC contains these protein-coding regions:
- a CDS encoding related to ankyrin, with the translated sequence MKGFGTKPPPGRGAGSSAPQNFEHGVLKTPPKGILQCTEPVSNIYRCHYLLCPHKVVIPQEAPESPCSYKVKTYKEGRMACVFFYFSQCDPNQPSVPQLWASLLEQLIQQVGTSDNIAPELHSRFCQSWLGDFIYPTAYASLFYQQASMFKTVYVVIDALHLCDEYCDGGTTQTILETFSELPENVRLLFTCNNSPQAKGFGAQQKIQVKPNPADVEAYVRRRVSLSTKLQHLEIESLLNTIIDHTQESEMFIVAKMHLDRLEACRSLASSRNMPNLSLNLSEIFENSCQQIKRSAPADISLAKHVFTWVVYARDDITMDHVLQSFAISTRMDRQDRKLYLNLEYLLRVCDNLVTMDDEKNTLRLVHESVRECILRNGLLAEQPDSVIARTCLECLMSEDTDDVSNCLLFYSATFWASHLQSVIIQDCKELEDLAMTFLCSAAQLEKMSNTIRENDHGRTVDGMTGLHAAAYFDLPQLVHGLVNNGIPVNSSDSGDETALHWAVSYGKLNVVKQLLKKSHADPNVGDKRKETPLHKLNMGPLGTQFEIAKALINGGAEVTIKNNQNFSPVSTAIQFGPTSIASLFISSQKDVNTEFEQGWTFLRAVFYYGHGVAESVDQDKKSPGSMARHRAVKRHLDCLVDLLLDKGVKLDQPTTNGWLPVIHASRNGSVLMLRKLLEYQPNSDLVNKTKTAKGKSPLRCALKYERWSTAQILVHHGANVNEVNNDGWSPLIHVTKRNQYEMVQFLIQKGALVNSTDNHGLSALSHAVNNGNKDITWLLIMNGALVNIPARNSLSNIEKALQDQDLSIAWLLCVHHADLEQTDDQGMTLLHRASREGNLRNVTFLLDRGMTIGTADHEGLTPLHHAVLRQSREVVELIASRNTGSRFLDRPDKNGCTALILATRKVNIALVQILLRHGSSCEIKDRKGMTAIHHAASLGFREALQILLPKVKDINLADKMGNTAIHHGVLGGKANIVRFLAERKADLEVLNVEGCSALILAVLKDNPETVRELVRVGANIYTEGRNGCSAMDFAEHQGNYKSRRVLIEAIQPSQLSE
- a CDS encoding related to ankyrin 3; amino-acid sequence: MQSNTASGVWDSRFANTSDAAVTCTPASVSTGDSETDNILQDILMIVRNELPNIQPEFLKFDSRLGAGTSFEVNKELFGLTGEAPYFVAVKRLSMDRLTGRTKQTDKRVQQSLKRLINVKHEVRVFAHPKLRSHSCLITAIAWGWEPDLTFGNRPYLVMPYSPHGTLASFSQKRGLNLIDRRFLALDVAMGIRALHDCDIVHGDVKPDNVLVYGYLTRDKDEDRHYIAKLADFGCALFKQDFEQQHQYYLGTPRYNAPEICGWIKDTDEEPFCDNIPIFTRYKAADCFSFGLVLWETITHAKSFIEPAWLKPGETALSFLERSFHTKENALLELAIEFLRSKQRGLDTTENKDQKSSAGEHLYPSNPTTAELNRYFGEWTQLRQGLDAIGAPPDSQSFQVFEATVSLCLQDRMSRRGDIYQIVEALSDGVDGNIPENTKTEKILPLEIKINGESPYLEDRYEKLLAPTMLMSPITRAVFLDKGSHSCSSSKNLQAVPRDQPADPSRQLIRVTARKRCETLILTPQAYQYKSEDMFKAISQRQPPWYNQCEAAKLIQKAIMIEDDPEIRSRAHLQMAMMFQAGYGVAPDSLEALSHLQAASKNNKVALAILNPVYAALKPGQQDADASQVPIMHRNLDVFHDGVAWREDSGKEADQFINLGPISVESFKKFEILVMKGRFQYHELCEALTAACRDGNLNAAILLARQCDDLSHMDPHMPNALHWLVLFSQTEALNLLKIMVSGSEQTVKEERMKAVRSLLAAVHGQLKVLLPHRCMELQGTPLHWAVIAGYTKLVEEYLNLGADVNKRDEWRKTTHEDGYTEHTPSLSPLDLAVAGHYPDIVKLLISHGSETHGGDWHWTHSPFHMIGYNMLPFGRYVAHGQSHRAALRETIQILLQTGLDINDLDNLKQTPLFSAAKSMDLEEYVLEELIAAGALPGEECEKNHGNAVVWAIMDSAHRRLSWRKIPLLLPLVSDINACTAGDSGLNALHYCAVLDAVPAAQILLQLPGIDVEAESTLGATAVHLATQRGSLGVLDLLIKGGANLHRREPFEAAISGGQIDALRMLLDAGSKTWWKSRSGQSRTILGYAVRMRSQRPSYVRACLSKCPQLRGKEVINKGDDSGWTALHFCAYYGDLDGIQALVDYDADVDVVNAMRQTPLQLAVKTYEDLTVYLNGVPHFTDHPRIFQDIDGLERWSQGYIKQAQRIEISFKDSLFEIIRVLQQAEREKHPGRAVKEVTRGLGKVQTEVITTQKEVRNHHRSLAFTKARLERYPENCSIFEDE